The following are encoded together in the Triticum dicoccoides isolate Atlit2015 ecotype Zavitan chromosome 6B, WEW_v2.0, whole genome shotgun sequence genome:
- the LOC119321506 gene encoding protein SRG1-like, with product MSYGQQFKIREVPPIVQELVAGGVQEPPGQYVVPEQDRPAAAVSEMPEPIPVVDLSRLSADSPDELAKLQSALQNWDLFLAVGHGMDPNFLAEVMKAVRELFRLPLEEKQKYSNIVDDKKMSSDGYGNDMVVVENQVLDWNDRLSLLVEPASERAYALWPTQPPSFRDILCEYTVRCRAVAILILQNLAKLLNLQEEYLTTMLGEKSLTQAIINYYPRCPKPDHVLGLKPHTDASMITVNFIDDDVSGLQLQKNDIWYNVPIVPNALVVNIGDVMEVVSNGLFKSLVHRVVTNAEKERLSSVMFYALDLESEIEPVPELVDDKRPRRYRKMKSKDYLAKFFDTYATGKLAIDSMKI from the exons ATGTCATACGGCCAACAATTCAAGATCCGCGAGGTGCCCCCGATCGTGCAGGAGCTGGTGGCCGGCGGCGTGCAGGAGCCGCCGGGCCAGTACGTGGTGCCCGAGCAGGACCGTCCAGCCGCGGCGGTCTCTGAGATGCCCGAGCCCATCCCCGTCGTCGACCTCAGCCGGCTGTCTGccgacagccccgacgagctcgcCAAGCTGCAGTCCGCCTTGCAGAACTGGGACCTCTTCCTG GCCGTTGGACATGGAATGGATCCTAATTTTCTTGCCGAGGTGATGAAGGCTGTGAGGGAGCTCTTCAGGCTTCCACTAGAAGAGAAACAGAAGTACTCGAACATTGTCGACGACAAGAAGATGAGCTCGGATGGATACGGCAACGACATGGTCGTGGTGGAAAATCAGGTCCTTGACTGGAACGACCGGCTGAGCCTCCTGGTGGAACCCGCGTCGGAGAGAGCCTATGCACTGTGGCCAACGCAGCCACCTTCTTTCAG AGACATTCTATGTGAGTACACGGTCCGGTGCAGAGCGGTGGCAATCCTTATCCTGCAAAACCTAGCCAAGCTTCTCAATTTACAGGAGGAATACTTGACAACCATGCTCGGCGAGAAGTCCTTAACCCAAGCTATAATCAACTACTACCCTCGATGCCCCAAGCCGGACCATGTCTTAGGCCTTAAGCCCCATACCGATGCTTCGATGATCACGGTCAACTTCATTGATGATGACGTTAGCGGGCTCCAGCTCCAGAAGAATGACATATGGTACAACGTGCCCATCGTCCCAAACGCATTGGTTGTGAACATAGGGGATGTAATGGAG GTAGTGAGCAACGGGTTGTTCAAAAGCCTGGTGCATAGGGTCGTGACCAATGCGGAGAAAGAGCGCTTGTCATCGGTGATGTTCTACGCCTTGGACCTGGAGTCGGAGATTGAGCCGGTGCCAGAGCTGGTGGATGACAAGAGACCTAGACGGTACAGGAAGATGAAGAGCAAGGACTACCTAGCGAAATTCTTTGACACTTATGCAACAGGGAAACTAGCCATCGACTCCATGAAGATCTGA